The following are from one region of the Gryllotalpicola protaetiae genome:
- the nadB gene encoding L-aspartate oxidase, whose translation MRVIVVGSGLAGLLTAREAVDAGAEVLLVTKGALADANTTHAQGGIAAALWADDSVAAHVADTMAAGAGLCDRAAVEVLCAEGPDRVRELIRLGVRFDRAGGGLARGLEAAHSAPRILHAGGDATGAEIERALIAAVVGEGRRVEVREHTALAELVIDDGRVVGVELGDGTIEVADAVVLATGGAGRLYAHTTNPAVATGDGVAAAWRAGAELADAEFYQFHPTALAAPGSFLISEAVRGEGAVLRNARGERFMLDVHPDAELAPRDVVARGIATEMAAQGGEPVVLDATSLGASALARRFPTIDRATRAAGFAWGREPIPVTPAAHYWMGGIATDASGRTSLPGLWAVGECASTGVHGANRLASNSLLEAAVFAHRAAQDFMRPVVENSPSGAQTGDKVTTEATGLVTGRQKVASASAGGRRSDDRGDGAFDRIALQELMWQHAGVQRSGEGLAHAASVLAAWSTTELEDRNLLDLARVVVDAALAREESRGAHYRTDFPTARPEFAQRRRRAREGAPVC comes from the coding sequence ATGCGCGTGATCGTCGTCGGGTCCGGGCTCGCCGGGCTGCTGACCGCACGCGAGGCAGTGGATGCCGGCGCCGAGGTGCTGCTCGTCACCAAAGGCGCCCTCGCCGACGCGAACACCACCCACGCTCAAGGCGGCATCGCGGCGGCACTGTGGGCCGACGACTCGGTCGCGGCGCATGTGGCGGACACGATGGCGGCCGGCGCGGGGCTGTGCGACCGCGCGGCGGTAGAGGTGCTGTGCGCAGAGGGACCCGACCGGGTGCGCGAGCTGATCCGGCTGGGGGTGCGGTTCGACCGGGCAGGCGGCGGCCTCGCGCGCGGGCTCGAGGCGGCGCACTCGGCGCCGCGCATCCTGCACGCAGGCGGCGATGCGACGGGAGCCGAGATCGAGCGGGCGCTCATCGCGGCGGTGGTCGGCGAAGGGCGTCGGGTCGAGGTGCGCGAGCACACTGCGCTGGCCGAGCTGGTGATCGATGACGGCAGGGTCGTCGGGGTCGAGCTGGGCGACGGCACGATCGAGGTCGCCGACGCCGTCGTGCTCGCGACCGGCGGGGCCGGCCGGCTCTACGCCCACACGACCAATCCGGCGGTCGCCACCGGCGACGGCGTCGCGGCGGCCTGGCGCGCGGGCGCCGAGCTCGCGGATGCCGAGTTCTACCAGTTCCATCCGACGGCCCTCGCGGCGCCCGGCTCCTTCCTGATCTCCGAGGCCGTGCGCGGCGAGGGCGCCGTGCTGCGCAACGCTCGCGGCGAGCGCTTCATGCTCGACGTGCACCCCGATGCCGAGCTCGCGCCGCGCGACGTCGTCGCGCGAGGGATCGCCACCGAGATGGCGGCTCAGGGCGGCGAACCGGTTGTGCTCGACGCGACCTCGCTCGGGGCATCCGCCCTTGCTCGCCGCTTCCCGACCATTGATCGCGCGACCCGCGCCGCGGGGTTCGCCTGGGGGCGCGAGCCGATCCCGGTCACGCCCGCCGCGCACTACTGGATGGGCGGGATAGCGACGGATGCTTCGGGCCGCACCAGCCTGCCCGGCCTCTGGGCCGTGGGCGAGTGCGCGTCGACGGGGGTGCACGGCGCGAACCGGCTGGCGTCGAACTCGCTGCTCGAGGCGGCGGTCTTCGCGCACAGGGCTGCGCAGGACTTCATGCGCCCGGTCGTCGAAAACTCCCCGTCAGGCGCGCAAACCGGCGACAAAGTGACGACCGAGGCGACGGGTCTCGTGACCGGTCGTCAGAAAGTCGCATCGGCGAGCGCTGGAGGACGACGAAGTGACGACCGAGGCGACGGCGCCTTCGACCGCATCGCGCTGCAGGAGCTCATGTGGCAGCACGCCGGGGTGCAGCGCTCGGGCGAGGGGCTCGCGCATGCGGCATCCGTTCTCGCCGCCTGGAGCACGACCGAACTCGAAGACCGCAACCTGCTCGATCTCGCCCGTGTCGTCGTCGACGCGGC
- the nadA gene encoding quinolinate synthase NadA: protein MTLIDDRAPASVARTIAGISNGELSGSTCAPELTEGPWAFDLGMPGYGPGASQGDLLPAGSAAQGELPERYRRASGEELSSWIASAKASLGSRVAVMGHFYQRDEVVQYADFVGDSFQLARAARELPDAEAIVFCGVHFMAETADILTGPSQAVILPNLAAGCSMADMADIDSVEECWAELEARFGTSPDESGRVPVTPVTYMNSSAALKAFCGEHGGIVCTSSNASTVLEWAFERGQRVLFFPDQHLGRNTAKAMGVPLSTMPLWNPAKAGGGLSGEALDASRVILWNGFCSVHKRFTVSQISAARAAHPGVRVIVHPECPMEVVDAADSAGSTDYIVKAIAAAPAGSVFAIGTEINLVQRLAADYPQHEIFCLDSVVCPCSTMYRIHPAYLAWVLEELVAGRVVNQISVPSRVAAGARVALERMLAARPDTTMAA from the coding sequence ATGACTCTGATCGACGACCGCGCACCGGCATCCGTCGCCCGCACTATCGCCGGCATCTCGAACGGCGAGCTGTCGGGCTCGACCTGCGCGCCCGAGCTGACCGAGGGGCCGTGGGCGTTCGACCTCGGCATGCCGGGGTACGGGCCAGGGGCGTCGCAGGGCGACCTGTTGCCTGCAGGCTCGGCCGCCCAGGGCGAGTTGCCCGAGCGGTATCGGCGCGCGTCGGGCGAGGAGCTCTCGTCGTGGATCGCGTCGGCCAAGGCATCCCTCGGCTCGCGCGTCGCGGTGATGGGGCACTTCTATCAGCGCGACGAGGTCGTGCAGTACGCGGACTTCGTCGGCGACTCGTTCCAGCTGGCGCGGGCGGCGCGCGAGCTGCCCGACGCCGAGGCGATCGTGTTCTGTGGCGTGCACTTCATGGCCGAGACGGCGGACATCCTCACCGGCCCCTCGCAGGCCGTGATCCTGCCGAACCTCGCGGCCGGGTGCTCGATGGCCGACATGGCCGACATCGACTCAGTGGAGGAGTGCTGGGCGGAGCTCGAGGCGCGGTTCGGGACCTCGCCCGACGAATCGGGTCGCGTGCCCGTCACCCCCGTGACGTACATGAACTCGTCGGCGGCGCTGAAAGCGTTCTGCGGCGAGCACGGCGGCATCGTGTGCACGTCGTCGAACGCGTCCACCGTGCTCGAGTGGGCGTTCGAGCGCGGGCAGCGTGTGCTCTTCTTCCCGGACCAGCACCTGGGCCGCAACACCGCGAAGGCGATGGGCGTGCCGCTTTCGACGATGCCTCTGTGGAACCCGGCGAAGGCGGGCGGCGGGCTGAGCGGCGAGGCGCTGGATGCTTCACGGGTCATCCTCTGGAACGGGTTCTGCTCGGTGCACAAGCGGTTCACTGTGTCGCAGATCTCGGCTGCGCGGGCGGCGCACCCTGGCGTGCGCGTGATCGTGCACCCCGAGTGCCCGATGGAGGTCGTGGACGCCGCTGACAGCGCCGGCTCGACGGACTACATCGTGAAGGCGATCGCGGCGGCGCCCGCCGGCTCGGTGTTCGCGATCGGCACCGAGATCAATCTCGTGCAGCGGCTCGCGGCGGACTACCCGCAGCACGAGATCTTCTGCCTCGACTCGGTCGTCTGCCCGTGCTCGACGATGTACCGCATTCACCCCGCCTACCTCGCGTGGGTGTTGGAAGAGCTCGTCGCGGGGCGCGTCGTGAACCAGATCTCGGTGCCCTCGCGGGTGGCGGCAGGGGCTCGCGTGGCGCTCGAGCGCATGCTCGCCGCGCGCCCCGACACGACGATGGCGGCGTAG
- a CDS encoding NUDIX hydrolase: MAEVSLAVSTVIFALRSSGRFGDDEGQRRLWLPLVRRIREPFDGRWALPGGPLGSDEGLAEAATSTLAKTTGLAPRYLEQLYAFGDPGRSGEDASRVVSVVYWALVGDDEAKAARVGQNVRWFPADELPPLAFDHQLVVEYALWRLRNKVEYSRIASAFLGAAFTLAQLREVYEAVLGRALDPANFRRQIEASGAVEDTGEVLTGVRHRPPRLYRYNSTVDLADQGPLGRLAQK; the protein is encoded by the coding sequence ATGGCCGAGGTCTCGCTCGCGGTATCCACCGTGATCTTCGCGCTGCGCTCCTCCGGGCGGTTCGGCGACGACGAGGGGCAGCGCAGGCTGTGGCTGCCGCTCGTGCGCCGCATCCGCGAGCCGTTCGACGGCAGGTGGGCGCTGCCGGGCGGCCCGCTTGGTTCAGACGAGGGGCTCGCCGAGGCGGCGACGTCGACACTCGCGAAGACCACCGGGCTCGCGCCGCGCTATCTCGAGCAGCTGTACGCGTTCGGCGACCCGGGTCGCTCGGGGGAGGACGCCTCGCGGGTGGTCTCGGTCGTCTACTGGGCGCTCGTCGGCGACGACGAGGCGAAGGCCGCCCGCGTCGGGCAGAACGTACGCTGGTTCCCCGCCGACGAGCTGCCGCCGCTCGCGTTCGACCACCAGCTCGTCGTCGAGTACGCACTGTGGCGCCTGCGGAACAAGGTCGAGTACAGCCGCATCGCGAGCGCCTTCCTGGGCGCCGCGTTCACCCTGGCGCAGCTGCGCGAGGTGTACGAGGCGGTGCTCGGCCGCGCGCTCGACCCCGCGAACTTCCGACGCCAGATCGAGGCGAGCGGTGCCGTCGAGGACACCGGCGAGGTGCTCACCGGGGTGCGCCACCGGCCGCCGCGGCTGTACCGGTACAACTCCACGGTCGATCTCGCCGACCAGGGGCCGCTCGGGCGGCTCGCCCAGAAGTAG
- a CDS encoding VIT1/CCC1 transporter family protein → MTTTQPAPDTPDERTLRRWRRYLADERAEASVYRDLAKRREGEERDILTALADAESRHEQHWLDLLGPHVGKPLRPGARSRVLGWLARRLGSVFVLALVQRAESRSPYADDPDATLEMAADEQIHEEVVRALAERGRNRLSGTFRAAVFGANDGLVSNLSLVLGVGASGVSNHVILLTGVAGLLAGALSMGAGEFVSVHSQRELLAASTPNPEVGAAIANLDVNQNELALVFRSRGMTEQQAQTSAARLIWGMHTETAALAAGGATDDHEAIGTGMGAALSSFCFFASGAIVPVIPYLFGMSGLGAVALSAGLVGIALVGTGAVVGLLSGSSPLWRALRQLAIGYGAAAVTYLLGLLFGVAAG, encoded by the coding sequence ATGACCACGACACAGCCGGCCCCCGACACACCGGACGAGCGCACCCTGCGCCGCTGGCGGCGCTACCTCGCGGACGAGCGCGCCGAGGCATCCGTCTACCGCGATCTCGCCAAGCGCCGCGAGGGCGAGGAGCGCGACATCCTCACCGCCCTCGCCGATGCCGAGTCGCGCCACGAGCAGCACTGGCTCGACCTGCTCGGCCCGCACGTCGGCAAGCCGCTGCGCCCGGGAGCCCGCAGCCGCGTGCTCGGCTGGCTCGCCCGCCGCCTCGGCTCGGTGTTCGTGCTCGCGCTCGTGCAGCGCGCGGAGTCGCGCTCGCCGTATGCCGACGATCCGGATGCCACGCTAGAGATGGCCGCCGACGAGCAGATCCACGAGGAGGTCGTGCGCGCGCTCGCCGAGCGCGGCCGCAACCGGCTCTCCGGCACCTTCCGCGCCGCCGTGTTCGGCGCGAACGACGGCCTCGTCAGCAACCTCTCGCTCGTCCTCGGCGTCGGGGCGAGCGGCGTCTCGAACCACGTCATCCTCCTGACCGGCGTCGCGGGGCTGCTGGCCGGCGCGCTCTCGATGGGCGCTGGCGAGTTCGTGTCGGTGCACTCGCAGCGCGAGCTGCTCGCGGCCTCGACCCCCAACCCCGAGGTGGGCGCCGCCATCGCGAACCTTGACGTCAACCAGAACGAGCTCGCCCTCGTGTTCCGCAGCCGCGGCATGACCGAGCAGCAGGCGCAGACGAGCGCGGCCCGCTTGATCTGGGGCATGCACACCGAGACGGCCGCGCTGGCGGCAGGGGGAGCGACCGACGACCACGAGGCGATCGGCACCGGCATGGGCGCCGCCCTGTCGAGCTTCTGCTTCTTCGCGTCCGGCGCGATCGTGCCGGTCATCCCCTACCTGTTCGGCATGAGCGGCCTCGGCGCGGTCGCGCTCTCGGCCGGCCTCGTCGGCATCGCGCTCGTCGGCACCGGGGCGGTCGTCGGCCTGCTCTCCGGCTCGTCGCCGCTGTGGCGAGCGCTGCGGCAACTGGCCATCGGCTACGGCGCGGCCGCCGTCACCTATCTGCTCGGCCTGCTCTTCGGGGTCGCAGCGGGGTAG